The following nucleotide sequence is from Nothobranchius furzeri strain GRZ-AD chromosome 6, NfurGRZ-RIMD1, whole genome shotgun sequence.
ACATCAATGGCAACAACTGGACCTACGGGGAGCCTTTGTGCAAAGTCCTAGTGAGCTTTTTCTATGGGAACATGTACTGCTCCATCCTGTTCATCACCTGCCTCAGCATTCAGCGGTACTGGGTCGTGGCACACCCCATGTCCCTTCAGAGGAAGAATAATAAAATTGCCATCGGTGTCAGTTTGGCCATCTGGGCTTTCATCTGGCTCAGCAGTACTCCTCTGTTTCTGTATGATCACACTGCCAAGCTCAGTACCCCCAACATAACCACCTGCCATGATGTAAACGTCAAAACAGCCAACAGTGAAAATCCATTTGAATACATCAGATTTCCAATTGGCTATTTTCTCTTCATGGGTACAGTTGCCTTCTTCATTCCTTGCGTCGTAATCATTGTGGCGTACTTCCTGTTGCTGAAAACTCTGAGGGAAAGCGCGGAGGAAAACTCATCAAAAAACCGAAAGAAAGCCGTGGTGTTGATTGTGACCGTCCTGGTGATCTTCCTGGTGTGTTTCATCCCCAGCAACATCATGCTGGTGGTGCATTACGCCCTGCTGTCCAGTAAAGAACTGGAATCAAGCGTGATAGACGAGACGTACGGCTTTTACATCTCCACTTTGTGTCTGGCGAGTCTCAACAGCTTCCTGGACCCGTTCGTCTACTACTTTGTGTCGGAGGATTTTAGGGAGCACGTAAAGAACACTCtgctgtgcaggagcagcaggaccGTGGAGAGGATGAGGGTTTCCTTCAGCTCCATGAAATACTCCAAGAAGAGCAAGTCGTATGTGTCTGAATCAGGGACGACGCAGACCAGCAGCTGTTAGAGATGTTTATCTGGATGCACTGAGACGGCTGAGCGGTTGTGGCGGACACCGTCACATGACCTCAGCAGAAAGCCATAGAGAGAACCGACTGCACTTCCATGCAGCTCACCATACGAGCTGCTGCTTGCTAAAATGTGAATAGTTTGATTTTATGTCCTAATCTGTAAAAACACAGAGAACTTCTGAATGTTGTGCTTTTTTCAATGTAGCTGGTTTATTTACTGCATTTGGTGACGAGTGAAAGCAGCATGATGTGATTAACCGAGGAAGACAAACTGTTGTGAgacacattatttatttttttatgcgcGCGTTTTGTATTTTACTGTTTATAGTTTCATTTTAAATCTCTTCAGCTAGATGTGTATATAAATATTTTTAGTAGGAAAATGATGCTGTTACATATTTCCCTAAATAAATCGAAACGGAAATATACAGTTTCTGTGAAACTCATTGCGTCATTTGTCACATCTGGTGACCCTCGGTTGTCTGGAGATGGACGTGATGTTCCGGTCGCTGTCGTTTTAAAATGTGAAGAATTGTTGGAATGCGTGGCATTGGCGTCTGGAGATGTTTTAGGCATTTGGGTGTTTATTTAAAACCTTAACTAGAAGTTTGGGATCGGGGTGGAGCTGGTTACAGATCGAGTCACAAGCGGCTGTTCCGAGCGTGATGAGGCACGTTTTGGGGGATGAGCTCAGAAAGTTTTCGTCCAGCAGGTTTCTGTCTGAACACATTTCACCTGCATGCAGCACCTCAACGTTCGAGATGAACATCTTGGTTTCAAGGTTTTATCACAGCCCTGTTGTACATATTCACTTTGCAAGCAGCTCAGGAGGGAGAGCGGGTGGTCCAGGACCCGaagggttgtaggatcgatcctggatccaccagagaatgctgctgttgtgtccttgggcaagacgcgtaGTCCACCACgcctgatggtggtggtcggcagcctcgcctgtcagttccccagggcagctgcggctccattgtagctcatcaccaccagggtgtgaatgaatggatgactgaatgtgttgtaaagcaccttgggggggggggggggggggggggggggtttctagGACTCAAAGGTGCTTTTATCAAATACAATCCCTTTACCATTTGCTGCCTTTTTCAAACACTTTGAAATTCGTCACAGGTGAGCTAGCTACAGTTTATTTTTAGTTGATCCCAacataaaatg
It contains:
- the LOC107374834 gene encoding proteinase-activated receptor 2, giving the protein MDFKLILSLLVFVCWFSASSASRVGGGGRSFLGQPIHNNSNSVEIGKEAQAVLKSRLTTTFFPAVYIIVFAVGLPANGMAVWVFLFRTKKKHPSSIYMANLALADLLFVIWLPLKIAYHINGNNWTYGEPLCKVLVSFFYGNMYCSILFITCLSIQRYWVVAHPMSLQRKNNKIAIGVSLAIWAFIWLSSTPLFLYDHTAKLSTPNITTCHDVNVKTANSENPFEYIRFPIGYFLFMGTVAFFIPCVVIIVAYFLLLKTLRESAEENSSKNRKKAVVLIVTVLVIFLVCFIPSNIMLVVHYALLSSKELESSVIDETYGFYISTLCLASLNSFLDPFVYYFVSEDFREHVKNTLLCRSSRTVERMRVSFSSMKYSKKSKSYVSESGTTQTSSC